The following is a genomic window from Pelobacter seleniigenes DSM 18267.
ATCCTTGGTAAAACTTTACAGTGCCCGGTCTGGCAGTTGTTGGGTGGCCGGGTGCGGGAGCGGGTGAAGGTCTATACCCATCTTGGCATGGGGCAGATGGAAGCGGTTTACGAAAGCCTGGACGAGGAACCGCTTCTCGCTCGCGCGGAAGCGGTGCGCAGCCATGGTTATAACGCCATCAAGATTGTCAATATTCCCTATACCCATTACACGGTCAGCCTGCCGGATCTGGACAAACTGCACCGGATGACCCTCAGACTGCGGGAAATTCTTGGCCCTGAGTGCGAAATCATGATCGATTTCCATGGTCGGCCGGGATCGGCCCGCAGCGCGCTACAGTATGTCGAGGCGGTGGCGGCGGCCCGCCCGCTGTTTATTGAAGAACCGGTTCAGCCCGGCGATGGCAAAGGGTTGCAATTTGTCCGTGAACGTTCTGCGGTACCGGTGGCCGCCGGTGAACGGCTGATCGACTTGGCTGATTTTGCCGCATTGTTCGACAATCGGGCGGTTGATATCGCGCAGCCGGACCTGTGTCACTGTGGCGGGTTTACCGAGGCCAGGAAAATTGCCGCCATGGCCGAGGCGGTCGGGATCGGTATTGCTCCCCATAATCCCTGCGGACCCATCGCCGGAGCAGCGGCGCTGCATTTTGCCGCGGCGACCCCGAACCATATTATTCAGGAAGAGATGGTCGGCGCAGTGCCCTGGTATCGGGAGGTGTTGTCGAAAAGCCCGATCCAGATGGTCGACGGCTGCTGGCAAATCCCTGACGAACCAGGCCTCGGGGTGGAGATCGACGAAGCGGCCGCGGCCCGTCATCCGTTTAAACAGGAACCGATTCACCCGATCCACGCCCGCCTGGCCGATGGTACGGTTGTCGACTGGTAGCGGATTGGCTTTGCTCCGCTGATCTGAATCAGGGCATTTGCCGTAATAAAACAGGCTGGCGAGTCCATTGATGGACTTTTTCAATAGTTTGATAGAGGAGGACATATGCAGAATTCAGGCGGTATTGTGACCATTGTTCATACCAGTTTTGTCTCGGTCGACGATCTGACCGCCCTGTTCAAGGAACTGGGTCCGGAGATTCAGCTGCGCCATATCGTTGATGACAGCCTGCTGCCGGAGGTCCTGGCCAACGGCGGAGTGACCTCGGCGGTGCGCAGTCGGATCTGTGCTTATTATCGCGCGGCCGAAGATGCCGGCTCTGACCTGATTTTTAACCAGTGCTCATCGGTGGGCGAAGCTGCCGATATCGCTGCGCAACTGATAACCACACCGGTGGTCAAGGTGGATGAAGAGATGGCGCGTATCGCTTGCCGGACCAGCCGGAAGATTGCCGTAGCAGCGACCCTCGAAACCACTTTGGGGCCGACCTGCCGGTTGCTGGAAAAAACCGCTCTCGCCATGCAGAAAGAGATTGCCGTTGAACCGTTACTGGTCAATGGAGCGTTTGCCGAGCTTGTTTCCGGAAACCGGCAGAAACACAACGATATGGTCCTGACCGCGATCAGGGGCGCGCTGGAACAGGTTGATGCCGTGGTTTGTGCTCAGGGCAGCATGGTGGCAATTTTACCGGAACTGGGTCAAACCAAAGTCCCGGTGCTGACCAGTCCCAGAACCGGCGTCGCTTACGCCGTTGCCGAATTGCGCAAGATCATGGCGCAGAAAAATCATTGATTCACACACAATCACCACGCAGTAAAGGAGTCGTTCATGTCTATTACAGGAAAATTGTTAATCAACGGAGAATGGGTGACAGGCCAATCTGGAACCTACCAGGCTGTCAACCCGGCGAGCGGTGCCAAGCTCGAACCGATTCTGAGTAAAGCCTCTTCCGCCCAGGTTGACGCCGCTGTTGCCGCGGCCGCGGCCTGCGCTGCCGAATTTCGTCGCTGCTCATTGGCCAAACGAGCTGAATTTCTGCGCGCTTGCGCAACGGAAATCATGGCGCTTGGTGATGAACTGGTGCAACGGGCCATTGCCGAAACCGGGCTGCCGCAGGGGCGTATCGAAGGGGAGCGGGGTCGGACCTGTTTCCAGCTGAACATGTTCGCCGATGTTGTTGAAGCCGGGGATTTTCTTGATGTCCGTATCGACACGGCCCTGCCGGACCGGCAGCCTCTGCCGCGGCCGGATCTGCGCTACATGAATCAAGCCATCGGTCCGGTGGTGGTGTTTGGCGCCAGTAACTTTCCGCTGGCTTTTTCGGTGGCTGGCGGTGATACCGCTTCAGCTTTTGCCGCTGGTTGCCCGGTTTTGGTTAAGGGGCATTCCTCCCACCCCGGCACCAGCGAGCTGATGGCTCAGGCCATTGACAAAGCGATTAAACAGACCGGGCTGCCGGCGGGCGTCTTCTCCCTGCTGATGGGTGCCGGTCGTGAAGTCGGCAGCGCCCTGGTGGTGGCGCCGGAGGTCAAGGCGGTCGGATTTACCGGTTCCTTCAGTGGTGGCATGACTCTGGTCAAGTTGGCCAATGATCGCCCGGAGCCGATTCCGGTCTTCACCGAGATGGGCAGTCAGAATCCGGTTATTCTGCTCCCCAAAAAGCTCGCCAGCGAAGCCGAACAGGTCGCCGAAGGATTTGTCACCTCGCTGAATATGGGAGTCGGTCAGTTCTGTACCAATCCCGGACTGGTGCTGGGGATTGCCGGACCAGAGCTGGATCGGTTCATCAAGGCCGCCGAAGAATGTCTGGCCAAACAACCGGCCGGCGTCATGCTTAACCAGGGCATTCAGGAAGCATATAACGAAGGGGTGGCGACCATCTCCAGTCAACCCGGCGTGACCTGCAATGCCGTCGGCGAAAGTCATCAGGGAAAGACCGGTTTTTGCGGCCAGCCAACCTTGCTGACGGTTTCTGCGAGCGATTTCATTGCCAATACGGCCCTGACCGAAGAGATGTTCGGGCCGGCCTCTCTGCTGGTCACCTGTAAAGACCTGGCAGAACTGGAAGCCGTCGTGACCAGCCTTAAGGGGCAGCTGACCGGCACGATTCAGACCGCGCCTGGAGAAATGAGTGAATACCCGGAACTGATCGACCTGCTCAATACCAGGGTCGGCCGGTTGCTGGTCAACGGGTACCCCACCGGTGTGGAAGTTTGTCATGCCATGGTTCACGGCGGTCCGTTCCCGGCCGCCAGCGACGTGCGCTTTACCTCGGTGGGTTCCGCGGCCATCTATCGCTTCCTGCGGCCGATCTGCCTGCAGAACTATCCGCCGGAACTGTTTCCTGAGCCGCTCCAGAACAGCAATCCCCTCAATATCTGGCGGTTGGTGAACGGCAGCCGGACCAGGGATGCCATCTGATCGGTGGCTGGTTGAAGGCGTTTTTCGGAACGGTTGTTCGGCAGGCAACCGTTCCGAAAAATATGATTTTTAATCCCGTTTACAACCCGACAGGATCACCATGAAGTTATTACGCTATGGAGGAAAAGGGCAGGAAAAACCCGCCATCCTGGACCGGGAAGGGCGGATTCGTGATTTGTCCGGCCAGGTGAAAGACATTGCGGCGGCTGTGCTCTCGCCTGACGGATTGGCCCGCATTGCCGCGCTGGATCTTGAGCGTCTTCCCCTTGTAACCGGCACCCCGCGGCTCGGTCCCTGTGTCGGCCAGGTCGGTAAATTCCTTTGCATCGGGCTGAACTATTCCGATCATGCCGCCGAATCCGGCATGGCCATTCCGGCTGAACCCGTGCTGTTCATGAAAGCAACCAGCGCCATTGCCGGACCGGCAGACGATGTGGTGATCCCGCGCGGAGCGCAGAAGACCGATTGGGAAGTCGAACTCGGGGTGGTCATCGGCACACGGGCCTCCTATGTCAGTGAAAAAGACGCCCTGCAACATGTCGCCGGTTACTGTGTGGTCAATGACCTCAGTGAACGGGCCTATCAGCTGGAAGGAACCGGGCAGTGGGTCAAAGGCAAGTCCTGCGATGGTTTCGGCCCCTTGGGACCCTGGCTGGTGACCCGGGATGAAGTTCCGGATCCCCAGAATCTGCAGCTGTGGCTTGACCTTAACGAGCAGCGTTATCAGGAGGGCTCGACCGCCAGGATGATCTTCGGGGTCGCGGAGATCATCAGTTATCTAAGTCGCTATATGACCCTGTATCCGGGCGATGTCATCTCCACCGGAACGCCCCCCGGAGTCGGCATGGGCCTGCGACCGCCGCGCTATCTTCGCCCTGGTGATCGGCTGCGGCTCGGCATTGTCGGGCTGGGCGAGCAGAATCAGGTTTGTGTTGAACATTCATTTTAAACGAGTACCTTGAACACTTAGCAGGCATTTGAAAAACACCCTGCGTGCCCATGGAAGGGCGGTCAAAATCGATGACCATTTTCTGAGGCATTGATTTTGTAAACAAGTTTTCTCAACCGAGTTTGAAAAGACCAGGGATAGACCTTTTTTAGTATCGGTTGTCACGATTGCCCAGAGGAGAGTTGCTCATGCCCTTAGAATTACATCCTGAAGCTATCCTTCCCGTCGATGCTCACCAAGCTACCTTGATCGGTCGCGCCTGGCTTCCCGAACCTGCTGCCGGCCCGGCTGTTGTCCTGGTTCGTGGTGATGATGTTATCGATATCTCCGCTTTCGCGCCGACGGTTTCCGCTCTGCTGGAGAAGCCCGGGCTGGTGCAGGAACTGGCGACTCTTGAAGGTCCGCTGATCGGTTCCGTCAGTGCGCTGCTGGCCAATAGTTCGGCTGATCGCCGGGATCCCGGCCAACCCTATTTTCTGACTCCCATCGATCTGCAGGCGATCAAGGCCTGTGGGGTGACCTTTGTGGTCAGCATGCTGGAGCGGGTCATTGAAGAACAAGCCAAGGGCGATCCCCAAGCCGCTGCAAGTATCCGCGAGACCATCAACGCCGAAATCGGCAGCGATCTGGCTGCCGTTGTGCCCGGCTCGGCCGCAGCTGACAGGCTTAAACAGGCCCTGCAGCAACGCGGGGTCTGGTCCCAGTATCTGGAAGTGGGGATCGGCCCCTATGCCGAGGTTTTCACCAAAGCCCAGCCCATGTCAGCGGTCGGTATCGGCGCTGAGATCGGCATTCATCCGGAATCGACCTGGAACAATCCCGAACCCGAGGTGGTCCTGGTGGTCAATTCCAGCGGCGTTATTGTTGGAGTGACCCTGGGTAACGATGTCAACCTGCGTGATTTTGAGGGGCGTAGCGCCTTGTTGCTGGGGCGAGCCAAGGACAATAACGCCTCCACCGCGCTGGGACCCTTCATCCGAATCCTGGATGACAACTTTTCCCTGGACGATGTGCGCAACCTTGAGCTGGCCATGAAAGTGGCCGGGGACGATGGCTTTGTCCTGAGCGACGGCAGCAATATGAGCAAAATCAGCCGCGACCCGGCGGACCTGGTGAAACAGACCATCAGTCGTAATCATCAATATCCGGACGGTCTGGTCCTGTTCACCGGGACCCTGTTTGCCCCGACCTATGACCGGGATGCGGCCGGCATGGGCTTCACCCATAAGATTGGTGATATTGTCACGATCTCAACCCCTCGCCTGGGGGCGTTGATCAATCGCGTGAATGTGACTGTCGCCGCGCCGCCCTGGACCTTTGGGACCGGGCAGCTGATGAAAAATCTGGCGCAGCGCGGTTTGTTATAAACCAGAGGTGAGGAGATAGACACGATGTTCAGAGAAAATCAGCTGAAAAGGAAACTTCAGCTCGGCCAACCCGCTTTTTCTTTCTGGCTGCACACCGCCAGTCCGATTGTTGCTGAAATTCTGGCGCTGACCGGCTATGACGGCGCCATTATCGACCTGGAACATGGTCCCGACAATTACCTGAGCGCCACCAGCCACATGCAGGCCATGAGCGCGACTTCGACCTGCCCGATTATCCGGGTGCCCTGGAACGATCCGGTGGAAATCAAGCGGGCCCTCGATACCGGGGTTGAAGGCATCATGATTCCGGAAGTCAACAGCGTTGCCGAAGCCGAGGCGGCGGTCAGTGCCTGCCACTATCCGCCGCGCGGCAAGCGTGGGGTGGCCAGCGTCCTTAACCGGGCGTCATCCTACGGGTTGCAGGTCAGCCACTACGAGAAAACCTGTGGTCAGGAGCTGCTGGTTATAGCGCAGATCGAAAGCCTCAAAGCGGTGGCCAATCTTGAACAGATCGCCGCGGTCGACGGCATCGATGTGCTCTTCATTGGACCCAGCGATCTTTCCGGTGATTGCGGTAAAGTGGGCGATTTCAACAACCCGGTCTTTGTCGATGCCCTGGCCCGGGCCGAACAAATCATCAAAAAGAGTGACAAGTTCCTCGGCGGCCTGCCGCGCGGTTGCGACCCGGCCACGGCGATGCTGGAACGGGGCTACGATTTTATCGTTTCCGCGTCCGATGTCCTGCTGTTGCGGGACGCTGCGTTACATGATCTACAGACGGTCCGCGGTTTCATGCCCTAAGCGAATACATCCAATCCGGAGGTTTTGATTATGGAAAATCCTGCCCAGCAGCAAACAGTCGGTGTCATTGGCCTCGGTTCCATGGGAATGGGCAGTGCCCTGGCTCTGCATGACGCCGGGTTTGACGTCATCGGTTATGACGTCAGCGCTGCCGCCCGCGAGAAGTTCAGCGCCGCAGGTGCGCGAGTCGCTGAAAATCCTGCCGCAGTCGCCGCCGCCACCGACATCATCTTTGTGGTGGTGGTGAACTCGGACCAGGTCGATGCGGTTTTGTTCGGTGCGGATTCGATCTCGACAACCATGGCCGCAGGCGGACTGGTTATCCAATGCGCAACGGTGGCGCCAAGCTACGCCCGTTCGTTGGGAAAACGGCTGGCGGAAAAGCAGCTCGAACTGCTCGATGCACCGATCAGCGGAGGCTCGGTGAAAGCCCGCCAGGGGAAACTGTCGGTGATGGCTTCTGGAGCGCCGAAAAATTTTGCCCGCGCCGCGGCTGTTTTGGAGGCGGTGGCTGAAAAGGTCTATCGGCTCGGGGATACCCCCGGCGCCGGTTCCAGCGTCAAACTGGTCAATCAGCATCTGGCCGGGGTTCATATCGCCGCAGCGGCTGAAGCCATGGCCCTGGGGATCAGCATGGGGCTTGATCCCGCCACGCTCTACGAGGTGATTACCCACAGCGCCGGGAATTCCTGGATGTTTGAAAACCGGGTGCCGCATATTCTGGCCGGTGACTACACCCCGCACAGTGCCGTCGATATTTTTGTCAAGGACCTCGGCATTGTCCACACCACCGGGCGGGAGCAGACCCTGCCGTTGCCGCTGGCCGCCACGGCGTTGCTGCAGTTTACCGCTGCAAGTTCTGCCGGTCACGGCCGGGAAGATGACAGTGCGGTCATCAAGGTTTATGAGCATTTGAGCAACCTCAAATTGCCGGCTAAAAAAGACTGATTTTTTACCGTTTAGTAGCGGAGAGTTTTCCATGAGCACAGTTGTATCAAAAGCAGAGTTGCTGGCCAGCCTGCCGGCCCTTGCCGATACCAGGGCTATCCGGCAGCAGATTCTTGATATGGTCGCGGCCGGAGGCCGAAAAGTCGTGGTGCTGGACGATGATCCGACCGGTTCGCAGACCGTGCACGGCATCAAGGTCTTGACCGGCTGGGATGTGCCGAATCTAGAAGCGGCCCTGACCAGCCCGGAGCAGGTGTTTTATATTTTGACCAACAGTCGAGCCCTCGATGCGGACCAGGCCCGGGTGCTGAACAGGGAGATTGCCGTCAATCTGTGTCAGGCTTCGCGGAACAGCGGGGTCGACTTCGATATTGTCAGCCGGAGTGATTCGACCCTGCGTGGCCATTATCCCCTTGAACTGGATGCGTTGGAAGAGACTCTCAGTGCCGAATTGGGGACCAGCTTTGCCGGGCATTTGCTGGTTCCAGCCTTCTTCGAAGGGGGGCGCTATACCATCGGCAACATTCATTATGTGCAGAACGGGGCAGAGCTGATCCCGGCAGCGGAAACCGAGTTCGCCAAAGATGCTGTGTTCGGCTATAGCCACTCTGATATGGCTTACTATATCGAAGAAAAGACCGCCGGGCGCTATCCGGCTGCGGCGGTCGTCGCTATCGGTATTGATGACCTGAGAACCGGTGGAGCTGAGCGCGTGGCCGAAATCCTGTTGCAGGCCGATGCGGGCAGCCGGATCTTTGTCAATGCCGCGGATTATGCTGATC
Proteins encoded in this region:
- the dgoD gene encoding galactonate dehydratase, encoding MKITAVKPLVVNADMRNWVFVKVETDQPGLYGWGESTLEWKTRAVVGALEDLAPLVVGQDPAQINQLVRIMKKQSFWRLGAIGSSAASGIELALWDILGKTLQCPVWQLLGGRVRERVKVYTHLGMGQMEAVYESLDEEPLLARAEAVRSHGYNAIKIVNIPYTHYTVSLPDLDKLHRMTLRLREILGPECEIMIDFHGRPGSARSALQYVEAVAAARPLFIEEPVQPGDGKGLQFVRERSAVPVAAGERLIDLADFAALFDNRAVDIAQPDLCHCGGFTEARKIAAMAEAVGIGIAPHNPCGPIAGAAALHFAAATPNHIIQEEMVGAVPWYREVLSKSPIQMVDGCWQIPDEPGLGVEIDEAAAARHPFKQEPIHPIHARLADGTVVDW
- a CDS encoding aspartate/glutamate racemase family protein, producing the protein MQNSGGIVTIVHTSFVSVDDLTALFKELGPEIQLRHIVDDSLLPEVLANGGVTSAVRSRICAYYRAAEDAGSDLIFNQCSSVGEAADIAAQLITTPVVKVDEEMARIACRTSRKIAVAATLETTLGPTCRLLEKTALAMQKEIAVEPLLVNGAFAELVSGNRQKHNDMVLTAIRGALEQVDAVVCAQGSMVAILPELGQTKVPVLTSPRTGVAYAVAELRKIMAQKNH
- a CDS encoding aldehyde dehydrogenase (NADP(+)); protein product: MSITGKLLINGEWVTGQSGTYQAVNPASGAKLEPILSKASSAQVDAAVAAAAACAAEFRRCSLAKRAEFLRACATEIMALGDELVQRAIAETGLPQGRIEGERGRTCFQLNMFADVVEAGDFLDVRIDTALPDRQPLPRPDLRYMNQAIGPVVVFGASNFPLAFSVAGGDTASAFAAGCPVLVKGHSSHPGTSELMAQAIDKAIKQTGLPAGVFSLLMGAGREVGSALVVAPEVKAVGFTGSFSGGMTLVKLANDRPEPIPVFTEMGSQNPVILLPKKLASEAEQVAEGFVTSLNMGVGQFCTNPGLVLGIAGPELDRFIKAAEECLAKQPAGVMLNQGIQEAYNEGVATISSQPGVTCNAVGESHQGKTGFCGQPTLLTVSASDFIANTALTEEMFGPASLLVTCKDLAELEAVVTSLKGQLTGTIQTAPGEMSEYPELIDLLNTRVGRLLVNGYPTGVEVCHAMVHGGPFPAASDVRFTSVGSAAIYRFLRPICLQNYPPELFPEPLQNSNPLNIWRLVNGSRTRDAI
- a CDS encoding fumarylacetoacetate hydrolase family protein; amino-acid sequence: MKLLRYGGKGQEKPAILDREGRIRDLSGQVKDIAAAVLSPDGLARIAALDLERLPLVTGTPRLGPCVGQVGKFLCIGLNYSDHAAESGMAIPAEPVLFMKATSAIAGPADDVVIPRGAQKTDWEVELGVVIGTRASYVSEKDALQHVAGYCVVNDLSERAYQLEGTGQWVKGKSCDGFGPLGPWLVTRDEVPDPQNLQLWLDLNEQRYQEGSTARMIFGVAEIISYLSRYMTLYPGDVISTGTPPGVGMGLRPPRYLRPGDRLRLGIVGLGEQNQVCVEHSF
- a CDS encoding fumarylacetoacetate hydrolase family protein, with the protein product MPLELHPEAILPVDAHQATLIGRAWLPEPAAGPAVVLVRGDDVIDISAFAPTVSALLEKPGLVQELATLEGPLIGSVSALLANSSADRRDPGQPYFLTPIDLQAIKACGVTFVVSMLERVIEEQAKGDPQAAASIRETINAEIGSDLAAVVPGSAAADRLKQALQQRGVWSQYLEVGIGPYAEVFTKAQPMSAVGIGAEIGIHPESTWNNPEPEVVLVVNSSGVIVGVTLGNDVNLRDFEGRSALLLGRAKDNNASTALGPFIRILDDNFSLDDVRNLELAMKVAGDDGFVLSDGSNMSKISRDPADLVKQTISRNHQYPDGLVLFTGTLFAPTYDRDAAGMGFTHKIGDIVTISTPRLGALINRVNVTVAAPPWTFGTGQLMKNLAQRGLL
- a CDS encoding HpcH/HpaI aldolase family protein, which produces MFRENQLKRKLQLGQPAFSFWLHTASPIVAEILALTGYDGAIIDLEHGPDNYLSATSHMQAMSATSTCPIIRVPWNDPVEIKRALDTGVEGIMIPEVNSVAEAEAAVSACHYPPRGKRGVASVLNRASSYGLQVSHYEKTCGQELLVIAQIESLKAVANLEQIAAVDGIDVLFIGPSDLSGDCGKVGDFNNPVFVDALARAEQIIKKSDKFLGGLPRGCDPATAMLERGYDFIVSASDVLLLRDAALHDLQTVRGFMP
- the ltnD gene encoding L-threonate dehydrogenase, with the protein product MENPAQQQTVGVIGLGSMGMGSALALHDAGFDVIGYDVSAAAREKFSAAGARVAENPAAVAAATDIIFVVVVNSDQVDAVLFGADSISTTMAAGGLVIQCATVAPSYARSLGKRLAEKQLELLDAPISGGSVKARQGKLSVMASGAPKNFARAAAVLEAVAEKVYRLGDTPGAGSSVKLVNQHLAGVHIAAAAEAMALGISMGLDPATLYEVITHSAGNSWMFENRVPHILAGDYTPHSAVDIFVKDLGIVHTTGREQTLPLPLAATALLQFTAASSAGHGREDDSAVIKVYEHLSNLKLPAKKD
- a CDS encoding four-carbon acid sugar kinase family protein, translated to MSTVVSKAELLASLPALADTRAIRQQILDMVAAGGRKVVVLDDDPTGSQTVHGIKVLTGWDVPNLEAALTSPEQVFYILTNSRALDADQARVLNREIAVNLCQASRNSGVDFDIVSRSDSTLRGHYPLELDALEETLSAELGTSFAGHLLVPAFFEGGRYTIGNIHYVQNGAELIPAAETEFAKDAVFGYSHSDMAYYIEEKTAGRYPAAAVVAIGIDDLRTGGAERVAEILLQADAGSRIFVNAADYADLEVFVLGLLQAEQSGRRYLVRSSASFVKVRGAVADKAYLSRAEVAPAEELNNGGLVVVGSYVGKTGRQIDCAKTIENLDSLEVEVDKLLEEDSRRNEIARVLGKVETALVGGTDIMIYTSRTLVKTEDKRANLDIGQKVSSALVEIVQRLTVKPRFLIAKGGITSSDLATAALGVKSALVIGQVAPGISAWRLQAEAKFPGMAYIVFPGNVGTDQTLAEVIRLLSGELSAIA